The Arthrobacter sp. OAP107 DNA segment AGAATCGTGCCGGGGTCTTTGATGGCCTGGCTGAGCTGGGTCACGGGATTTCCTGCCTTTGGTGGTGTTGCTGAACTGCTGGGTTTGCTGCTGACTACTTTTCCAGCAGTGCCTGGTCCTCGGCAGTGCCTGCCTTCGCGGCGGCACTGGTCTCGAGCAGGTCGTCGGCCTTGTTCTTGAACTTCCGCGTGCCGATCATCATGGCCGCGGCGAGGAACGGCAGCACGCCGAGTGCGTAGACGCCCATGGTGCCGGTGTCCGAGGCGGTCACCTGGTTGACGGTGGTCCGCAGGATCGGGGCCACGAAGCCGCCCAGGTTGCCCAGCGAGTTGATGAGCCCGATGCCCGCCGCGGCGGCAGTTCCGGTGAGGAACGCCGTCGGATATGACCAGGCGATCGGGCCGATGGAGAGGAAGCTGCACACCGCGAGGCTGATGAACACGATGCCCAGCGCCGGGAGGTGGTTGGCGCCGGCCCACGCGGAGCCGAAGATGCACAGGCCGGTGGAGATGAACAGACCCGTTCCCCAGACGCGGCGGCGGATCACGGTGTTGGCGGCCTTGCCGATGAAGTAGCAGGCGAAGATGCCGAAGAACCACGGGATGGCCGCCAGAAGTCCGACGGCGAGACCCACCTTCTGTCCGGTCAGCTGGGACACCTGCTGGGGCAGGTAGAAGGTCACACCGTACACGGCGATCTGCAGGCAAAAGTAGATGATGGTGAAGTACCAGACGCGGCCGTTCCTCATCGCTGCCAGGACGCCGCGCGGGCCGGATTCTTCCTTGACAGTGTCCTCAAGGGCCATGACGTCCTGCAGGGCTTTCTTCTCGTCCTTGTTCAGGAACTTGGCGTCCTGCGGACTGTTGATCAGGAAGAAGAAGGACGCGATACCTGCGAGGACGGCGAGCATGCCCTCGACGAAGAACATCACCTGCCAGCCCTGGACGCCGGGAACCTGGTCGCCGATGTTGATCAGCCAGCCGGACAGCGGTGCGCCCATCATCTGGGAGAACGGCTGGGCCAGGTAGAAGATGGCGAACATCTTGACACGGACCTTGTTGGGGAACCAGGCGGCGAGGAACATGATGACGCCGGGGAAGAGCCCGGCCTCGGTCACGCCCAGCAGGAAGCGCAGGATCACGAAGGAGGTCTCGTCCTGCACGAAGGCGAAGCAGGCGGAGACGATGCCCCATGTGACGGCGATGCGTGCAAGCCAAATCTTGGCGCCGAACCTGGTCAGGAGCAGGTTGCTGGGGATTTCGAACAGGGCATAGCCGATGAAGAAGATGCCGGCGCCGAGTGCGTAGGCGCCGGCGCTGATGCCTTTGTCCGCTTCGAGTGCGGCCTCGGCAAAGCCCACGTTGGTGCGGTCCAGGAATGCCACGACGTACAGGATGACGAGCATCGGCATGAGCCGGAAGGACGCCTTGGAGATCGCCGATTTGAGTATCGGCGAGTCCAGCAGCTCCTTTGTGGTGGATGGGTTGGCGACAGTCATTCAAACTCCTCTTTGAGTAAAAGTGAGCAAATCAGGGCAGGGCGTGAAAAAGACTTAGAGCGAAAATGCGATGAGCAGCACGCCCGCCAGGCTGGCGAGGACGCCGACGGCCAGGTAGATCTTGCGTTCCCTTGTCCAGGAGCTACGCATGAACGGTCCTTTCTTAGTGCATGTAGAGGCCGCCATCCACATTCAGCGTCTGGCCGGAGATGTATCCGGCATCCTCGCTGATGAGGAAGGCGATGGCGGCGGCGATGTCGCGGGTGGAACCGACCCGGTTGACCACGAGGTCCTTCACCAGTTCGTCCTTGCGTTCCTGGCTCAGGGTGCCGCCCATGATGTCGGTGTCAATAGGGCCGGGTGAGATGGCGTTGACGGTGATGTCGTACTCCCCCAGTTCACGGGCCGTGGCGCGGGTCAGGCCGATCACACCGGCCTTCGCCACGGAGTACGGGGTTTTGGAGAA contains these protein-coding regions:
- a CDS encoding MFS transporter; this encodes MTVANPSTTKELLDSPILKSAISKASFRLMPMLVILYVVAFLDRTNVGFAEAALEADKGISAGAYALGAGIFFIGYALFEIPSNLLLTRFGAKIWLARIAVTWGIVSACFAFVQDETSFVILRFLLGVTEAGLFPGVIMFLAAWFPNKVRVKMFAIFYLAQPFSQMMGAPLSGWLINIGDQVPGVQGWQVMFFVEGMLAVLAGIASFFFLINSPQDAKFLNKDEKKALQDVMALEDTVKEESGPRGVLAAMRNGRVWYFTIIYFCLQIAVYGVTFYLPQQVSQLTGQKVGLAVGLLAAIPWFFGIFACYFIGKAANTVIRRRVWGTGLFISTGLCIFGSAWAGANHLPALGIVFISLAVCSFLSIGPIAWSYPTAFLTGTAAAAGIGLINSLGNLGGFVAPILRTTVNQVTASDTGTMGVYALGVLPFLAAAMMIGTRKFKNKADDLLETSAAAKAGTAEDQALLEK